The Coffea arabica cultivar ET-39 chromosome 1e, Coffea Arabica ET-39 HiFi, whole genome shotgun sequence genome has a window encoding:
- the LOC113717505 gene encoding glutaredoxin-C13-like, with the protein MDKVLRLASENGLVIFSKSTCCLCYAVNILFHELGVTPYIHEIDHDPDGKEIEKALMRMGCNAPIPAVFIGGKLVGSTNEVMSLHLSGSLLPLLRPYQPST; encoded by the coding sequence ATGGACAAGGTACTGAGGCTGGCGTCCGAGAATGGACTGGTGATTTTCAGCAAAAGCACATGCTGCTTGTGCTACGCAGTCAATATTCTGTTCCACGAGCTGGGGGTTACTCCTTATATTCATGAAATCGATCACGATCCAGATGGAAAGGAGATTGAGAAAGCTCTGATGAGGATGGGGTGTAATGCGCCAATCCCGGCAGTTTTCATTGGCGGGAAGCTGGTTGGATCCACCAATGAAGTCATGTCTCTCCACCTAAGCGGCTCCCTCCTTCCACTTCTCAGGCCATACCAGCCATCGACTTAA
- the LOC113690060 gene encoding glutaredoxin-C11: MDTIRDLASKKAAVIFTKSSCCMCHSIKALFYELGASPAVHELDHDASGREMERALRSLGCNPAVPAVFIGGEFVGSAKDVISLHVDGSLKQMLINARAIWF; this comes from the coding sequence ATGGATACGATAAGAGATTTGGCTTCAAAAAAGGCAGCAGTGATCTTTACCAAGAGCTCGTGTTGCATGTGTCACAGCATCAAGGCGCTCTTCTATGAACTTGGTGCAAGTCCCGCTGTTCACGAACTTGATCACGATGCAAGCGGAAGGGAAATGGAGAGGGCCTTGCGGAGCTTAGGATGCAATCCGGCTGTTCCTGCTGTTTTTATTGGAGGTGAATTTGTAGGATCGGCTAAGGATGTTATATCCCTTCACGTCGATGGATCTCTAAAACAAATGCTCATTAATGCCAGGGCTATTTGGTTCTAA
- the LOC113690069 gene encoding monothiol glutaredoxin-S2-like codes for MDSITRLTADKPVVIFSKSSCCMCHTIKSLIRSFGANPTVYELDELPNGHQLERALVASGRRPSVPAVYIGEELVGGANEVMSLHVKGKLVPLLKQAKAIWV; via the coding sequence ATGGACTCAATAACCAGATTGACAGCTGACAAGCCAGTGGTAATCTTCAGCAAATCCTCTTGCTGCATGTGCCACACCATCAAATCACTGATTCGCAGTTTTGGTGCAAACCCAACTGTCTATGAGCTTGACGAGCTTCCAAATGGGCACCAACTAGAAAGGGCACTGGTCGCGTCAGGCAGAAGACCAAGCGTGCCGGCTGTTTACATAGGGGAAGAATTGGTGGGCGGAGCAAATGAGGTCATGAGCCTCCATGTCAAGGGAAAGCTAGTCCCATTGCTGAAGCAGGCTAAAGCTATATGGGTATGA